Sequence from the Cervus canadensis isolate Bull #8, Minnesota chromosome 3, ASM1932006v1, whole genome shotgun sequence genome:
tggaagaaggcagaaaaagggaagaagagcTGGAGCAGCCAGCCCTGGTGGGGGTCCTTTCCCAGGTCCGTGGGGTCCTCCGTTCATCCACTGGATATACTCAAGATGTCAAAGCACGTGGCCCGTGTTTGTCCTGGCTCTCACCAGTGACCACCTGGCCCCTGTGCATCCCAGCTGCCACGTCCATCTCCTCCGAGATCCCTCATCTCAGAAGCCAAGTTACCTCTGAGGGCAGACTCTCCACCCTCCAAGGAGACATGGTCTGTTCGttgctccccctccccccgcccccggccccaccCGGGTCCATCGAATCACATCCAACAGCCCCCCAGGTCTGCTCCTCATAGTGGGGCTGAGCCTGGGTCACAGCCAGAGGAAAAAAGTCAGGAAGAGCAAGAGTGACTTGGAGAAAGGAGGCCTTCAGACAGCCACAGTGGAGACTTCTGGAAGACGAGATCAGGGAGCAAAGAACAGCGATCCAGCTCGGGATGGACACTGGAGCTCCGCTGCCGCAGACCCAGAAGCCCGCAGGCAAGCGAAGCTCCGGGCCATCTCGGTTGCCCGGGCCTCAATTTCTGGACCTGTGGTCTCTACAGCATAAGCCCGGATAAAATTCCACCCTGGTCCTCCGTTTTGCTGGCGAGGACGCCTGCTGGGCTCATCAGGGTCTTCTTGCCCAGGTTTCAGGCGCGCtgctgggggaaggaggaaggtgtggttgcagccaggctcctcaggcAGGAGTGGACGGCTGGGCGAGGAGGGGGAGGAACCTAGTTGTTGTTGGCCTCGCCTTCCTCCTCATCAAAGGACTGCACGCCTGAGGATGTGACGTCAGACACCTTCCGGCTGAGAGCGGTGGACATCTCGGGGTCCTCGCGTGGGGACAGGGACTCCAGGTCCCGGCATCCCGCATCCTCTTCTTCCTCAGGGGCCAGcggcctcttctcctcctccacgGGGCCTCTTGCCAGGTCTACCCCGCCCACCCCTGGAGCCCAGTCAGTGTCTCCCCCCAGCAAAGAAGACGGCTCCTGAGCAGAGTATCCTGAAGCAGCTTGGGAAGGTCCCATTTCATGCAGGCTAGGCTGTGAGTCATCAAATGCAGGCCCGAGATAGGATCCCGTGGCCGGAGAGGCAATGAGGGACTGGTCGCTCGCTTCCCAGGCATCCGATGACCCCAGACAGTACATGCCCTGGGACACATAGGAATGAGGCCAGCCATCCATCGGGGCTTGAGCGAGGGCATCTGGAAAGAGAATCACGAAGGTTGGTGGGGTCCCAGAACATGATCAGAGGCAGTGACAGCAGCACAGAGAATTGAGGGTGAGAAgggggtgggatgtgggaggcAATAGGAAAGCTGATGTGAACACAGAGTCTTAGAGATGAATGGAGGGAGCCTCTGGGGTCGGATTCTGGAACCACTCCTCACCCTGACTCTCCATCAGCTCCTGGTAGTTGTCGCTGTAGTTGCAGCCCAGTGTTTCCTGGGTGGAGTTGACACTCATGTCCTCACCATCCATGGAAGACCAGGCCATGAGAGTAGCCTCGGAGATAGCAAACTGTTCCATGACACCTGGGAGAAGAAAGGTAGTTAGCACAGgacacctccaggaagccttagACCCATGCCTGGGGCAGGGGGGCATCAGTGCGGTGCTGTTCCATAGGAATACAACACGAGTCATTTGTGCAATTTAAAATTGTCTAGTAgccatattaaaatgaaaaagaaacaggtaaaatgaattttaataatacatCTTTAACCTAATCTATATAAAACTGTCATTTCAATGTATAATCCATATGCAAATTATTGAGATATTTTACGTTCTTTTATTCACACAAAGTCTTTGAAATCCAGTCGATATTTTGCACTTATTGCACGTCTCCGTttggactagccacatttcaaattCTCAGCCACATATGGCCAGTGGCTACTGTATCGGACAGCACAGTTTTTGTATATGCCCTAAAACAAGGCAAAATCATGGGTGACTTCCCAGGTCAGACTTAGAATTCCTAGGGGAAAGAATTGGGGGTCTTCTGGTGAGATATCATAAGGGATTAAAATTGAGGATTTCCAGAAGTTTATCTTCAGAGTTTTTTAGGAATGGTAGCTAGTGCTAGGTAGTCAAGGCCAGAGGAATCTAAATGGGAGGGATTGTAGGTCCACAGTGGTATCAGGCTGAAAGTTTAAGGTCTGGGACGGCAAGGGAGCGGGGATAGAGTAATGACGGTGCAGAGACTTGGGGTTCCCATGCTAGTCAAAGCCATGTTACAGTAAGTTGAAGCTTACTTTGCCAGCTGCCCTGCACTACCCCCACCTGTtcatctcccctccccactggtatTTCTGCCACGCACACCACCAGAGCCCAGATCTCTCTTTTTTTCGGAAGTATCTTATTGAGATCTGCCACCAAGGCTTGGCCAATATTgatgttatttagttgctaagtcgtgtccaactctggatttcccagataaaaacactggagtggattgccatttcctcctctaggggggTCTTCCCCATCtagtgatcgaacccatgtctcctgcattggcaggcagattctttacccctgagccaccagggatgcccctggTTAGTGTTGTAAGTACATCATATGCCTGCCTCCTACCTCTACTGAATAAAAGCTCTTCTGTACACACCCTCTCCTCACCCAGGTCCCTTGATCTTCTGGTGGTTGTACAAGTAAGTTGTCTGTAAGTGAATCCATGACAGCAAAGTGCTGACGGGCAAAGGCTAGAAGAGAACCCcaaggcttttctttcttttacatcatAAAACATAAATAGAGGCAGAGACTATTGATTCTAAGGcccctgctttttttccccctgtactGAGGGAATCCAGAGATTGGACAGTCCTACCATGTGGGAAAGAAGGCATCAGGTGGACCCACAATCCCACGTTAATTTCCCTCAACTGAGATGATAATAATAagtttgagggacttccctggtagtccagtggctaagactccacattcccaatgcaggggccctcggttctaaaatcccacatgccacaacctaagacccagtgcagccaaataagcaaataaacaaacacaaacaaaaagtCTGAGAGCACTTATCAGAATGAACAACTCAGAGTCCTTGAAATTCGAGTTACTTGGGAAATGAAGTCTGATGGTCATCATATGGACAGAGCCAGTCCTACCACAGGGGACCAGGTTGAAGAGTAGGTCTTGGCCATCCTGAAAATGTGTCTCTCGAGGGGCTGGGGAATAAGTACCTGCAAGGAAACGGGCCTCCTTCTCGCCGTCGCTGAGGTCGGAGTAGGCATCTGTGTCCCTGCGGACGGCCTCGTGGCTGTGCTGCGGCTGAATGGCTGGTGTcttcccccagccctgccactcAATCATGTGGGCCACCCGGCCCTGCCCCATGGCTGTGGGCTTTGTCACATGATCCTTCATGCTTCTCGAAATCCCTGAGGGGCCAGACATTCCCCATGTCCTCCAGAACATCACACAATACCCGTACCAGATTCCCTCCGAACCCCGAACCCCGTTATCCCCACCCTAGCCCCACGGGATGCTGACTCATGAAAAGGGCAGGTTATGCCCTAAGACGCTGTATGTGAGGGGGCGGCCTGGAGGATTGGAGGGGCTTAACAGAAAAGGCAAACAGGTCCGGAGTATGGGGATGATGGTGTGTTTTCCAGGCCTGAAGCGGCAGGGAGACAGACCAGGAGCCCACAGGCCGTGTCCTGTCAGAAAGCATCCCCAGGTGGGGAATCTCACCTGAGAACGATGACTTGGCCAGGGCCCCAATGCCATAGGCGTTCGAGTTTCGCTTAAGCTTCGGAAGGATGGAAGTGGTGTCCTCCATGGAGAGCTGGGCGGGGGGCATGGGAGATAGGGCAGAGGGATAAGAGTATGGGATGCTTGTATGTTCAGGAGGAAGGGTCTGAGCTAGGGCCGGTGATAGGAAACCCTAATACCCAGGAGGCCCATCTCCCAACGACTCATGGAAGTTTGGGGGTAGGTAAAGAACGTGAGGGCTTCCGGGCCCATTGGAACCAGGGAGCACTGTGTTCTACGGCAGGCCTATGGGGGAGAACAAAGGAGAGGAGttaggggggaggggggagctgcACTCACGTTGATGCCATCCCAGGAGAAGTCTGTCCGGGTTTGCTgtgaggagaagaggagagggagtggGTACCCAGGGCACTTCCTCAGAGGGCTTTCCAGAAGTGTGTGAAGTAGGGAGGGCTTTTCTGAGAGTCACACTGGGAACTTGGGGTCTCGGTGTGGAGCACTGGGCTTGTATTTGAGGAATGGAGGAGGAACTTCTGTGAAAGTGTCAGTCTGAGAGCGGGTCTGGGATGTTATTCTGGAATTCAGGAAGATGGCTGAAGGACTGGGTTTCTGCGTGGTGGTTCAGGGGTCTTTTCGAGGTCTTTCGGGAGGGCAGCTGAgcatgggggttggggggggggtgctcaCCTCCGTGGATGGCCGGTGAAGGCTGCTCCCGTGCAGCGAGCTGGTGCTGTCCATGTTGATTTGGTCCACATCCTTCAGGCCCTTCCAGTCCACGGCGATCACCTCATTTCCTGCGGTGGCCAGATGGTGAGGTGCGTCCCTTTCACCCCGCCTGTGCCCACCCCAATGGCACCTCCTTATTCTCTTCCTCCAGAATTCTGATGCCACAAGTGGGGGgccagcccccctcccctcccacaacCACTCTCTCTTCCGATTGCCTATTCCCCTCTAcatctcccctcacccccagttTTTGGCACGAGAGATAACAATGCTGAGCTCAGTCAAGAACAGCACACTTAGGAAAAGGGTCCCATGAGCTTATTTGTTGCTCTTGTTTAAATGGAAGGGCCAGCGGCTGGGTTTTAGCAGGAAAACAGTTCTCCATTCTGTCCCGAGGGATCTCCGAGGGTTTCTTTATGGGAGTGCCTGGGTTCTGTACTTTTCCTCTATTAGGTCTCTACAAACAAGGGCAGAACTTTTCCGGGGCTAAGCTTCCCTCCGTGTTGGCTTTATTACATGTGAGGTGGAAGGATTGCATCTTCCCTGGTGGACCCTCCATGGGAGCGGGTGGATTTGTATGAGAGGAAGGAGATTTGGTGGGGATAGAGGTGAGAGCTGGGTGTGTTCACCTAGAAGCAATAAGAGCAGAGAAGCAAAGAGACGGGGTCATTCTGACTGTGGGAGACACGTgccaaatgaaagaggagagaagggggccagagggaggagagcaggggactttgaaaaacagaaactaaGAGAACAGGAATTCAAGTCAGAGAGAAGACAAAAGACAATGGGAGGGAGTGGACGGGGTTTGAGGGCTGACAGGGAAACTGGAGGGCCTAGGAGGCCGGTCATTGTTCAGCTCAGGCCAGAGCTCCTCGCACATGGAGTTTGCTGGTGTCAGGGCAGGGAGTGCCTCCTGGAAGGCTTGGGGAAGAATCACTTGGGTGGTAGATGCTTGGCATTCAAGCATAAAGTTTTCTGATTCGGAGTTTAGGATTAGGGGTCCACTCTTGAGAAGGGGTGAATTGAATGTGTTCTTGGGCAGCAGTAGGAGGTACTGGGCGTGTAAGGATAACATAGATGCTGCAAGCAGAAGGACTGTGGTTGACAGGTCTGAGAAAGGAAGGATCCCTACAAAGCGGGCGCTTTCTCCCTGGGGCTACGGGCAAATGGTGCCATGGGTCAGAGCAGAGGAGGCGGCtgggagggaaagggaaagacGGACGTCTGGGCAAAACGAGAGGGAATGGGGCAGGCGGGGAACCACCTCtgaggggaagggagatggggagggcagagtgggagagaggggcggggggaggtggcCTTTTCAAGAAGAGAGGGAGAGCTGAGTCAGAGCcgcggggggcagggagggggagggaaagaaCCCCAAGCAGAGGTGAAAGTggcggggaggagggtggggtgcGGTGGGAATCCATGGGAATAAATCGGGTCTCAGAGAAATCAGGCTTTTGGAGAGTGAGTTCGTTTGCAATAATAATACGAATTATTCTCTCGGCCTGAGGTCACTAGGGCATGCAGGCGGGAGAAATTGGGAGTTGGAAAAATTgggggggttggggagagggttGTTGGATCAATCTGTTGAGCTGTGAGAGCGGAGTGGGTGCacggggtgggggagaaggggtgGTAGCAAGGCAGAGGGGAGAAGACTTAGGAGGCGCCTCGCTTCCTTCCTCCAGCCAAAGGTAAATAAAgagccggccccgccccgccagcCCCGCCGACAGGTGCAGTCGGGTCCCGGGTTCTCTTCGCCGCCGGCCCCACCCTCCGGGAAGCCGGCTGCCGACCCCTCTCCAGCCCTCTAACCGCCCCCCGCCTCCTCCGTTGTCCCCGGCTCgtcccctccaccccagcccgGCCCGGCCCCATTCCCTCCGGGCGTGGAACCCATTGCCCTCCCGGAGGCACCAGGCTcatcccgcccccgccccggagGGAAAATGCACGTGAACAAAGCAAATCGGGGGAGGCAGGGACAACAGAAAAAGGCAACGGAGAAGGAAAGAGATGGGGGCAAAACATCCAAGCCGGATGGAAGCGGGGTGCGGTGGGTGCGTGGGTGGGGGGGCGCGTGCGAAGGAGTCTCGGGGCTGAGACTGAGGCTGGGGGGTCCTTCGAAGGGGGGGCTGCTCCGGACACGGAGTAGGGCGAGGAGGCTGGGGAAGGCAGGGCCTGGAGGTGGAGGGTGCGGGGACGGGAGAGTAGGGGAGAGCCACGGAGAGGATGCCGGTGGGGGTATGATGGAGAGGGACCGCGCCTGGGGGAGGGCGACGGAAGGAAGCTAGAGGGAGAAGGATGCAAAGAGCCCGGAGGGATGCAAGCCCAGGAGGCGCGCGCGAGGACAGCGGGGAGAGGTGAAGGCAGGGACCGCGAGGTCTCGGAGGCAAAGTGAGGAAGCGAGGCCGGACCGGGCGGGTGCGGAGAGAGGGATCCCGGGGAGGGGCGCGGGgcgcggtgggggagggggccggaGGACCGGACCCGGCCGAGCCCTGCCTCCGCGCGCCGCCGCGGTACCCACCCACGGTCCGGGAGCCGATGCAGCCCATGGCTCCGGGCCTCCAGGCCGGGCCCTCACCGACGCGGGGCGGGCGCCGGGGGGAGCATCGGGAGCCGCGCCGCCGCCCCAGCCGCTCTGCAGCGCCGCGGCCGTCTCCGCTCGGCTccgctcccccctcccctctccatccCTCCCCGCGGCAGCCtccgtcgccgccgccgccgccgccgccgccgcctggcTCCCCCGCCCCGGCTCGGCTCGcggcggcggggagggggcggcccGGGGATTGGCTGCGCCGGCGCCTCCCGGCCCTTCCCCCGACCCCGCCGCTGCGCTCCCTTGGGGAGCCTCGCCGCCGCTTCCCTCCCTCGCCCTTCTCCAGCCCCACGCGGGGGGCTGCTCGCCCGGTCCCcgctgggctgggggcggggctggggggggaGGCTGATGCAAACCCGGAGGACGCTCTCCTGGGGTCTCACGAGCCGGGCGGAGAGCGCCGGGCCCACCCTTCGGATCTGGGGGATTGATTTTGAGGGTCGAGCTTGGGGATGTCTAGAGAGAAAGTAGAATGAGAATAAAGCCTGGATTTATTGGGCCTTGGCCGCCAAATTCCGCAAACACTTGTTTTCTTCCCGGGGTGGCCTCGGGGACAAACGGGAGCGTGGTTAGACGCGGTTGGAGCTTCCTGTTCGCTGTTTTATGCGCCCGAACAGATAGCGAAGTCTTTGCAAGCGGATCGTGTGTTAGACTTACCAGGGCTCGGCGCTCGCGGGAAAGTCGGGCATGCGGGGACGGTGCAGATGACCTAACTCCAGGTCTGATTGGGAAGGGGGAAATAGAAGATCCTTCAGTCCCATCTccagggaaataaaaatgtcaggACCCGAGGCTAGCTAGAAGACAGTTTTATATCCAATGTAACTTTTCTGAGCCATGGTCTTCTCTGACAAATGAGCACAACCGTGTCAGAGGCGGTCAAGAGCCCGGAGGATTGAGGTCTGGCTGGTGGGGTCGGGTGAAGTAGGTACTAAGGTCAATGGGCAGTGTAGTTAAGGCAGGGAGAAGGTGGAGTCCAGAAAAGTCAcatg
This genomic interval carries:
- the FAM131B gene encoding protein FAM131B isoform X2 codes for the protein MGCIGSRTVGNEVIAVDWKGLKDVDQINMDSTSSLHGSSLHRPSTELSMEDTTSILPKLKRNSNAYGIGALAKSSFSGISRSMKDHVTKPTAMGQGRVAHMIEWQGWGKTPAIQPQHSHEAVRRDTDAYSDLSDGEKEARFLAGVMEQFAISEATLMAWSSMDGEDMSVNSTQETLGCNYSDNYQELMESQDALAQAPMDGWPHSYVSQGMYCLGSSDAWEASDQSLIASPATGSYLGPAFDDSQPSLHEMGPSQAASGYSAQEPSSLLGGDTDWAPGVGGVDLARGPVEEEKRPLAPEEEEDAGCRDLESLSPREDPEMSTALSRKVSDVTSSGVQSFDEEEGEANNN
- the FAM131B gene encoding protein FAM131B isoform X1, coding for MGCIGSRTVGNEVIAVDWKGLKDVDQINMDSTSSLHGSSLHRPSTEQTRTDFSWDGINLSMEDTTSILPKLKRNSNAYGIGALAKSSFSGISRSMKDHVTKPTAMGQGRVAHMIEWQGWGKTPAIQPQHSHEAVRRDTDAYSDLSDGEKEARFLAGVMEQFAISEATLMAWSSMDGEDMSVNSTQETLGCNYSDNYQELMESQDALAQAPMDGWPHSYVSQGMYCLGSSDAWEASDQSLIASPATGSYLGPAFDDSQPSLHEMGPSQAASGYSAQEPSSLLGGDTDWAPGVGGVDLARGPVEEEKRPLAPEEEEDAGCRDLESLSPREDPEMSTALSRKVSDVTSSGVQSFDEEEGEANNN